Proteins encoded by one window of Alphaproteobacteria bacterium:
- a CDS encoding HigA family addiction module antidote protein, producing the protein MTNLRNIHPGEILQEEFLKPMGVSQTKAAHDMGVSARRINEIVLQKRSITADTALRLALYFRTTEYFWIGLQDDYNLEEVRRTAGERIRASVKPLDVCTN; encoded by the coding sequence ATGACAAATTTAAGGAATATACATCCCGGAGAAATTCTTCAAGAAGAATTTTTGAAGCCAATGGGCGTTTCACAAACGAAGGCGGCTCATGATATGGGAGTATCAGCTCGCCGTATTAATGAGATTGTTTTACAGAAGCGTTCGATAACAGCAGACACGGCTTTGAGGTTAGCTTTATATTTTAGAACAACAGAGTACTTTTGGATAGGACTTCAAGACGATTATAACTTAGAGGAAGTTCGGAGGACTGCGGGTGAAAGAATTAGAGCCAGTGTAAAGCCATTAGATGTATGCACGAACTAA
- a CDS encoding type II toxin-antitoxin system RelE/ParE family toxin: MIRSFNCKKAESIWEGNSIKGVSLELQNSCRRKLRMINNAREINDLKIPPGNRLESLKGTRKGQFSIRVNQQWRICFIWKEKDAYHVHIVDYH, translated from the coding sequence ATGATAAGATCATTTAATTGCAAGAAAGCAGAGTCTATTTGGGAAGGGAACTCAATCAAAGGAGTATCTCTGGAACTGCAAAACAGCTGTAGAAGAAAACTTCGTATGATCAATAACGCACGTGAAATTAATGATTTAAAAATTCCCCCAGGAAATAGACTGGAGAGTTTAAAAGGAACTAGAAAGGGTCAATTTAGTATCAGAGTTAATCAACAGTGGCGTATATGTTTTATTTGGAAAGAAAAAGACGCATATCATGTTCACATAGTTGACTACCACTAA